Proteins encoded within one genomic window of Nonomuraea gerenzanensis:
- a CDS encoding BTAD domain-containing putative transcriptional regulator — translation MRFGILGALELRAADGTVVKVREPKVRMLLVALLLSEGRPVPTDSLVEVLWGDDLPAHPLAALHTKVSRLRRTLEDAEPRSGRLVETRAPGYALRADPDAVDMGRFAALVARAMTMTDAVARSAVLAEALALWRGPAFAECRDVALVRLPIQRLEELRLTALEAYADARLDAGEQAGDLALLAGELGDLAARHPLRERLRALHLRALARAGRQHEALEVYHDVRRRLADELGVDPGPELAAAYQEILRPKPAPAVPRPRAGVPVPLTGLVGRAGALAEVVSRLRSARLVTLTGPGGVGKTRLALEVVKRLAGTFPDGVCLVELASRSADVAEAALAALGVRDDAKAGPISAPRRLADTLRRRRLLLVLDNCEHVIEPVAELVELLLKNDPELRILTTSRRSLGLAGEVLWQVPPLDEGSAMELFAERAAAAVPGFTLDAGVSGTVAEVCRRLDGLPLALELAATRLRTLDLQELARRLDDRFQLLSTGHRGAPPQQRTLRVMIDWSWAQLTGPERAVLRRLAVHADGCTIEAAEAVCAGAGVDAGQVLEALAGLVDASLVMTAPRYRLLESVAAYGLERLAEAGETAAARHRHLCHYTAFAERAEPYLRGHDQRIWLERLDAEAANLRAALDFAIEAGAAEHALRLVSAQAWYWFLRGRYTEARLSLGKALAIAGEGPAAVRARAVVWHASFASLTGAGVRVPPVPRTDDPAVRALAAWLRGFVQYSPGGDLADSADAMRQALEAFRSLGDRWGIAATLAIQAGQAMLRGDLAEAGGVGGESLTLFRELGDRWGQLQTVQPLASLAEVKGDYERAERLHADGLRMAQELGLWPGVADRLIGLGHIALLTGDHGRSRELHERARRLAGEQGYVHGELHAELGLALAARRQGDFELAERLLRSVQDRYAKLSSASGSALISAELGFTAEQRGHAASALALHRDSLSIARRNGDLRAVALAIEGLAGAVALDGRPGQAAALLGAAEACRDSVGAPLPPAERGDVDRITAKVRAAIGEQTFAAEFARGLTLDPAEI, via the coding sequence GTGCGGTTCGGGATCTTAGGGGCGCTGGAGCTGCGCGCGGCTGACGGCACCGTGGTCAAGGTGCGTGAGCCGAAGGTCCGGATGCTGCTCGTCGCGCTGCTGCTCAGCGAGGGGCGGCCGGTGCCGACCGACAGCCTGGTCGAGGTCCTGTGGGGAGACGACCTGCCCGCCCATCCGCTGGCGGCCCTGCACACGAAGGTCTCCCGGTTGCGCCGCACGCTGGAGGACGCCGAGCCGCGGAGCGGCCGGCTGGTGGAGACTCGCGCGCCGGGCTACGCGTTGCGCGCCGATCCGGACGCGGTGGACATGGGCCGGTTCGCCGCCCTGGTCGCGCGGGCCATGACGATGACGGACGCGGTGGCGCGATCCGCCGTGCTGGCCGAGGCGTTGGCGCTGTGGCGCGGGCCGGCGTTCGCGGAGTGCCGTGACGTCGCGTTGGTCCGGCTGCCGATCCAGCGGCTGGAGGAGCTGCGGCTGACCGCGCTGGAAGCCTACGCGGACGCGCGGCTCGACGCCGGCGAGCAGGCCGGCGACCTCGCCCTCCTGGCGGGCGAGCTCGGGGACCTGGCGGCCCGGCACCCGCTGCGCGAACGCCTCCGGGCGCTGCACCTGCGCGCGCTCGCCCGGGCGGGCAGGCAGCATGAGGCGCTGGAGGTCTACCACGACGTACGCCGCCGGCTGGCCGACGAGCTCGGCGTGGACCCCGGGCCTGAGCTGGCGGCCGCCTACCAGGAGATCCTGCGGCCGAAACCGGCGCCGGCCGTGCCGAGACCGCGGGCCGGTGTGCCCGTCCCGCTCACCGGGCTGGTCGGGCGGGCCGGCGCGCTGGCCGAGGTGGTGTCGCGGCTGCGGTCCGCCCGGCTGGTCACGCTCACGGGGCCGGGCGGTGTCGGCAAGACCCGCCTGGCACTGGAGGTGGTGAAGCGGCTGGCAGGCACGTTCCCCGACGGCGTCTGCCTGGTCGAGCTCGCCTCGCGCTCCGCAGACGTGGCCGAGGCAGCGCTGGCCGCGCTCGGCGTCCGGGACGATGCCAAGGCCGGCCCGATCAGCGCCCCGCGACGGCTCGCCGACACGCTGCGCCGACGCCGGCTGCTGCTGGTCCTGGACAACTGCGAGCACGTGATCGAGCCGGTGGCCGAGCTGGTGGAGCTGCTGCTCAAGAACGATCCCGAGCTGCGGATCCTGACGACCAGCCGGCGGTCGCTGGGGCTCGCGGGGGAGGTGCTGTGGCAGGTGCCGCCGCTGGACGAGGGCAGCGCCATGGAGCTCTTCGCCGAGCGGGCGGCCGCGGCGGTCCCCGGGTTCACCCTCGACGCCGGCGTCTCCGGGACGGTCGCGGAGGTGTGCCGCCGGCTCGACGGGCTGCCGCTGGCCCTCGAACTGGCCGCCACGCGGCTCCGTACGCTGGACCTCCAGGAGCTGGCCCGACGGCTCGACGACCGTTTCCAGCTGCTGAGCACCGGTCACCGGGGCGCCCCGCCCCAGCAACGCACACTCCGGGTGATGATCGACTGGAGCTGGGCGCAGCTCACCGGCCCCGAACGCGCCGTGCTACGACGGCTCGCCGTGCATGCTGACGGCTGCACGATCGAGGCCGCCGAGGCGGTCTGCGCGGGAGCCGGCGTCGATGCCGGGCAGGTGCTGGAGGCGCTCGCCGGCCTGGTGGACGCCTCGCTGGTGATGACCGCGCCGAGGTACCGGCTGCTCGAATCCGTGGCCGCGTACGGCCTCGAACGGCTGGCCGAGGCGGGGGAGACGGCGGCTGCCCGGCACAGGCACCTGTGCCACTACACCGCGTTCGCCGAACGGGCCGAGCCGTACCTGCGTGGCCATGACCAGCGGATCTGGCTCGAACGCCTGGACGCCGAGGCCGCCAACCTGCGGGCGGCGCTGGACTTCGCGATCGAGGCCGGCGCCGCCGAGCACGCACTCCGGCTGGTCAGCGCCCAGGCGTGGTACTGGTTCCTGCGCGGCCGGTACACCGAGGCCAGGTTGTCGCTGGGCAAGGCGCTGGCCATCGCGGGCGAAGGACCGGCTGCCGTCCGGGCCAGGGCGGTGGTCTGGCACGCCAGCTTCGCGTCGCTGACCGGCGCCGGCGTCCGCGTGCCACCCGTGCCCCGCACTGACGACCCGGCGGTACGAGCGCTGGCTGCCTGGTTGCGCGGGTTCGTGCAGTACTCGCCCGGCGGTGACCTGGCGGACAGCGCGGATGCCATGCGGCAGGCGCTGGAGGCGTTCCGCTCTCTCGGCGACCGCTGGGGGATCGCCGCGACGCTGGCGATCCAGGCCGGCCAGGCGATGCTGCGCGGAGATCTGGCCGAAGCGGGCGGCGTCGGCGGCGAGAGCCTGACGCTCTTCCGCGAGCTGGGCGACCGATGGGGACAGCTGCAGACCGTCCAGCCCCTCGCGTCCCTGGCCGAGGTCAAGGGTGACTACGAACGCGCCGAGCGGCTGCACGCCGACGGCCTACGCATGGCACAGGAGCTGGGCCTGTGGCCCGGCGTCGCGGACCGGCTGATCGGCCTGGGCCACATCGCCCTGCTCACCGGGGACCACGGCCGCTCCAGGGAGCTCCACGAACGCGCCCGCCGTCTGGCCGGCGAGCAAGGCTACGTCCACGGAGAGTTGCACGCCGAGCTCGGGCTGGCGCTGGCGGCACGCCGGCAGGGCGACTTCGAGCTGGCCGAGCGGCTGCTGCGGAGCGTGCAGGATCGGTACGCCAAGCTGTCGTCCGCGTCCGGTTCCGCGCTGATCTCGGCCGAGCTCGGCTTCACGGCCGAGCAACGCGGCCACGCGGCGTCCGCCCTGGCTCTGCACCGGGACAGCCTGTCCATCGCACGCCGCAACGGCGACCTGCGCGCGGTCGCGCTGGCGATCGAGGGGCTGGCGGGAGCGGTCGCCCTCGACGGACGGCCCGGGCAGGCGGCTGCCCTGCTCGGCGCGGCGGAAGCGTGCCGGGACTCCGTGGGCGCTCCGCTGCCCCCCGCCGAACGCGGCGACGTCGATCGCATCACGGCCAAGGTCCGGGCCGCCATCGGCGAGCAGACCTTCGCCGCCGAGTTCGCCCGAGGTCTCACACTCGACCCCGCCGAGATCTGA
- a CDS encoding MFS transporter, producing MFAPYRRLLTHPGVPRLLAAALLVKLGTPVLSLALLLAAVDRLGSYATAGLVLTGHALALALCAPLGGRLADRYGPRPALTGYLAAHTLAYALLLLAPPTLMIGAAVLLGATTPPAGSVVRSAWPRLVPAAALPAAYAVDNAVNELMFIAGPLLVPVLVWVVPAQGVVTVAGATVLAGTALLLTCPPVRQARPAPPGRLRLAGPLTHRHTLLLLTVAACGTFTFGCLRIATVASATTSGSAASAGLLMGLLSAGALLGTLGYGARAWPLSGGRLLVLLSLAEAAVLLGAAWAPGFVPLAILITLAGLVTGPRDAAVPALLADHAPARYRTEVFAWLNTFMWAGYGLGTAVAGHLTGPQDTGATALAAAAAAAGAGAILALVAGRPS from the coding sequence ATGTTCGCGCCCTATCGCCGCCTGCTCACCCATCCAGGCGTCCCCCGCCTGCTCGCCGCCGCCCTGCTCGTCAAGCTCGGCACACCCGTGCTCAGCCTCGCCCTGCTGCTGGCCGCCGTCGACCGGCTCGGCTCCTACGCCACCGCCGGGCTCGTGCTCACCGGCCACGCGCTGGCCCTGGCCCTGTGCGCGCCGCTCGGCGGACGTCTCGCCGACCGGTACGGCCCGCGCCCGGCCCTGACCGGCTACCTGGCCGCCCACACCCTCGCCTACGCCCTGCTCCTGCTCGCCCCGCCCACTCTCATGATCGGCGCCGCGGTGCTCCTCGGCGCCACCACCCCGCCCGCCGGCTCCGTCGTCAGAAGCGCCTGGCCGCGCCTCGTCCCCGCCGCCGCCCTGCCCGCCGCCTACGCCGTCGACAACGCCGTCAACGAGCTGATGTTCATCGCCGGCCCGCTGCTCGTGCCGGTCCTGGTCTGGGTCGTCCCCGCCCAGGGCGTGGTGACTGTCGCGGGCGCCACGGTCCTGGCCGGCACCGCCCTGTTACTGACCTGCCCGCCGGTACGGCAGGCCCGGCCGGCCCCGCCCGGCCGGCTACGCCTGGCAGGGCCCCTCACCCACCGCCACACCCTCCTCCTGCTGACCGTCGCCGCCTGCGGCACGTTCACCTTCGGCTGCCTGCGCATCGCCACCGTCGCCTCGGCCACCACCTCCGGCTCGGCCGCCTCCGCCGGTCTGCTGATGGGACTGCTGTCGGCCGGAGCCCTCCTGGGCACCCTCGGCTACGGCGCGCGCGCCTGGCCCCTCAGCGGCGGACGCCTGCTCGTCCTGCTCTCCCTCGCCGAAGCGGCCGTCCTGCTCGGCGCGGCCTGGGCACCCGGCTTCGTGCCGCTCGCCATCCTGATCACCCTGGCCGGCCTGGTGACCGGCCCCCGTGACGCCGCCGTGCCCGCCCTGCTCGCCGACCACGCTCCCGCCCGCTACCGCACCGAGGTCTTCGCCTGGCTCAACACCTTCATGTGGGCCGGCTACGGCCTGGGCACCGCCGTCGCCGGCCACCTCACCGGCCCCCAGGACACCGGCGCCACCGCCCTCGCCGCCGCAGCGGCGGCGGCCGGTGCGGGCGCGATCCTGGCGCTCGTCGCCGGCCGGCCCTCGTAG
- a CDS encoding CGNR zinc finger domain-containing protein yields the protein MEIACNVTRQAPLIAELVNLATARQRGGASVRPLTGEDLAAAFAAQLSDRAGAALRAVPDAGRRLAGLATELRQALLAEHPADQAGRINAMISRYGAQPYLVDDVGQPFHLHFHGSGGTEVEALGGEFATALALIVDGYGPDRFGQCEAHQCEAVYIDLTRNASRRYCGAACTARAKTAAYRSRRHT from the coding sequence GTGGAGATAGCCTGTAACGTCACCCGGCAGGCGCCGTTGATCGCCGAGCTGGTCAATCTGGCCACGGCTCGCCAGCGGGGCGGTGCCTCGGTGCGGCCGTTGACCGGCGAGGATTTGGCGGCGGCGTTCGCCGCCCAGCTCAGCGACCGCGCCGGCGCCGCCCTGCGCGCCGTCCCCGATGCGGGCCGGCGCCTGGCCGGCCTGGCGACCGAGCTTCGGCAGGCGCTGCTGGCCGAGCACCCCGCCGACCAGGCCGGGCGCATCAACGCCATGATCAGCAGGTACGGCGCGCAGCCCTACCTGGTCGACGACGTGGGCCAGCCGTTCCACCTGCACTTCCACGGCTCGGGCGGCACCGAGGTGGAAGCGCTGGGCGGCGAGTTCGCCACCGCGCTGGCCCTCATCGTCGACGGCTACGGCCCCGACCGCTTCGGGCAGTGCGAGGCGCACCAGTGTGAGGCCGTCTACATCGACCTGACCCGCAACGCCTCACGCCGCTACTGCGGCGCGGCCTGCACGGCGCGCGCCAAGACCGCCGCCTACCGCAGCCGCCGTCACACCTGA
- a CDS encoding MerR family transcriptional regulator, which produces MNGVTIGQAAAFVGVTVKTVRHYHKLGLVKEPERDSSGYRRYGSAELLRLVQVRTLAAAGVPLAEVGPLLDADATLFATALTDVERQLTERIEELIARRDTLRRLADGDRALLPDRAVALLERLSGLGLPAHEVAATREGWVLARALVPEGFDDFLGHVEHAFDDPDFVALSKRAVEATAWEPDDPRLPELATAMADHFLANPAHLKIVTGLQARTDTAARYHLIAHHGEEQGSATARGVALVEAKLRAAGVRIPRPDTH; this is translated from the coding sequence GTGAACGGAGTCACGATCGGGCAGGCGGCGGCATTCGTCGGCGTCACAGTGAAGACGGTGCGCCACTACCACAAGCTCGGCCTGGTGAAGGAGCCGGAACGCGACAGCTCCGGCTACCGCAGGTACGGCTCGGCCGAGCTGCTGCGGCTGGTGCAGGTGCGGACGCTGGCCGCCGCCGGGGTGCCGCTGGCCGAGGTCGGGCCCCTGCTCGACGCGGACGCCACGCTGTTCGCCACCGCGCTCACCGACGTCGAGCGGCAGCTCACCGAACGGATCGAGGAGCTGATCGCGCGCCGTGACACGCTGCGCCGGCTCGCCGACGGCGACCGGGCGCTGCTGCCCGACCGCGCCGTGGCGCTGCTGGAGCGGCTGTCCGGCCTCGGCCTCCCCGCGCACGAGGTCGCGGCCACCAGGGAGGGCTGGGTGCTGGCCAGAGCCCTGGTCCCGGAGGGCTTCGACGACTTCCTCGGCCATGTCGAGCACGCCTTCGACGACCCCGACTTCGTCGCGTTGAGCAAGCGCGCGGTCGAAGCCACGGCGTGGGAGCCGGACGACCCGCGCCTGCCCGAGCTGGCCACCGCCATGGCCGACCATTTCCTCGCCAACCCGGCCCACCTGAAGATCGTGACCGGTCTGCAAGCCCGCACCGACACCGCGGCCCGGTACCACCTGATCGCCCACCACGGCGAGGAGCAGGGCTCGGCCACGGCCCGGGGAGTCGCCCTGGTCGAGGCCAAGCTTCGCGCCGCGGGCGTCCGCATCCCCAGGCCGGACACCCACTGA